Proteins encoded in a region of the Flavobacterium sp. PMTSA4 genome:
- the ffh gene encoding signal recognition particle protein, protein MFNNLSEKLDKALHVLKGHGKITEVNVAETLKEVRRALLDADVNFKIAKDFTTRVKDKAIGENVLTTLQPGQLMVKIVKDELTELMGGDATGINLSGNPSVILMSGLQGSGKTTFSGKLANYLKTKKGKKPLLVACDIYRPAAINQLHVVGDQIGVEVYSEPENKNPVQIAQNAINHAKSNGFNVVIVDTAGRLAIDEQMMNEIANVHAAIKPQETLFVVDSMTGQDAVNTAKAFNDKLNFDGVILTKLDGDTRGGAAISIKSVVDKPIKFIGTGEKMEAIDVFYPARMADRILGMGDVVSLVERAQEQYDEEEARKLQKKIAKNEFGFDDFLTQIQQVKKMGNMKDLVGMIPGAGKALKDVEIEDDAFKHVEAIIYSMTPQERSKPSIIDMKRKNRIAKGSGRKIEEVNQLMKQFDQMSKMMKMMQGSGGKNLMRMMGGMKGMR, encoded by the coding sequence ATGTTTAATAATTTAAGCGAAAAGTTAGATAAAGCATTACACGTTTTAAAAGGTCATGGTAAAATTACAGAAGTAAACGTTGCCGAAACCTTAAAAGAAGTAAGACGTGCTTTATTGGATGCCGATGTGAATTTTAAAATTGCAAAAGATTTTACTACTCGTGTAAAAGATAAAGCAATTGGTGAAAACGTATTGACTACGTTACAACCAGGACAATTAATGGTTAAAATCGTTAAAGACGAATTAACCGAATTAATGGGTGGAGACGCAACAGGTATCAATCTTTCAGGAAATCCATCTGTGATTTTGATGTCAGGTTTACAAGGTTCAGGTAAAACTACCTTTTCTGGAAAATTAGCTAATTATTTAAAAACTAAAAAGGGTAAAAAACCACTTTTAGTAGCTTGTGATATTTATCGTCCTGCGGCAATTAATCAGTTGCATGTAGTTGGTGACCAAATTGGTGTTGAAGTTTATTCTGAACCAGAAAATAAAAATCCAGTTCAAATTGCTCAAAACGCAATCAATCATGCAAAATCTAATGGTTTTAATGTTGTAATTGTCGATACAGCAGGTCGTTTAGCTATTGATGAGCAAATGATGAACGAAATTGCTAATGTTCATGCGGCAATTAAACCACAAGAAACATTATTTGTGGTGGATTCGATGACAGGTCAAGATGCGGTCAATACAGCAAAAGCGTTTAATGATAAATTAAATTTTGACGGAGTTATTTTAACCAAATTAGATGGTGATACTCGTGGTGGAGCAGCAATTTCTATTAAATCGGTAGTTGATAAACCAATTAAATTCATCGGAACTGGTGAAAAAATGGAAGCTATTGATGTATTTTATCCTGCTCGTATGGCAGATAGAATTCTTGGAATGGGTGATGTTGTTTCCTTAGTAGAAAGAGCTCAAGAGCAATACGATGAAGAAGAAGCAAGAAAACTTCAAAAGAAAATTGCTAAAAACGAATTTGGTTTCGATGATTTCTTAACTCAAATTCAACAAGTAAAGAAAATGGGTAACATGAAAGACTTAGTTGGAATGATACCTGGTGCTGGAAAAGCTTTGAAAGATGTTGAAATTGAAGACGATGCTTTCAAACATGTTGAAGCAATCATATATTCAATGACTCCACAAGAAAGAAGTAAGCCTTCTATCATTGATATGAAAAGAAAAAACAGAATCGCGAAAGGTTCTGGAAGAAAAATTGAAGAAGTCAATCAATTGATGAAACAATTTGACCAAATGAGCAAAATGATGAAAATGATGCAAGGTTCTGGAGGAAAGAATTTAATGCGCATGATGGGCGGAATGAAAGGAATGAGATAA
- a CDS encoding RNA polymerase sigma factor — protein MENNSFSNTCEESIFSDFFIKNIKSLRNFLFYKFGNEKHAEDLAQDAFIKLWQNCKDVPIEKAKSYVYTIANNASLNVKAHEKVALKYSQNYAQKSSTNESPEFLLEEEEFKNKLLKAIENLNEIHRTTFLMNRIDGKKYNEIAEELNISVKAVEKRIHTALVELRKEFSNFK, from the coding sequence ATGGAAAACAATTCATTTTCAAATACTTGTGAAGAAAGTATATTTTCTGATTTTTTTATTAAAAATATAAAGTCGTTGCGTAATTTTTTATTTTACAAATTTGGAAATGAAAAACACGCAGAAGATTTGGCTCAAGATGCTTTTATAAAATTATGGCAGAATTGTAAAGATGTTCCAATAGAAAAAGCAAAATCATATGTTTATACTATTGCCAATAATGCTTCGTTAAATGTAAAAGCGCACGAAAAAGTTGCTTTAAAATATTCTCAAAACTACGCTCAAAAAAGTTCTACAAATGAATCACCTGAATTTCTTTTAGAAGAAGAAGAATTCAAAAATAAATTATTAAAAGCCATCGAAAATTTAAACGAAATTCATAGAACTACATTTTTGATGAATAGAATTGACGGAAAAAAATATAACGAAATTGCAGAAGAACTTAATATATCAGTAAAAGCTGTTGAAAAGCGAATTCACACAGCTTTAGTTGAACTGAGAAAAGAATTTTCAAATTTCAAGTAG
- a CDS encoding FecR family protein, which translates to MEENYPLADWLNNETSDETLKNDFSEDDISIFSKIKKYSAQLETPAFDEQKILTNILSSPKQKVVHLNYNWIFKIAALFIIILGLYFSFTFLSNTNFTAENGSETALILPDESEVILNSGSNLSYKKWNWENNRLIELEGEAFFKVAKGKKFEVNTTAGKVTVLGTQFNVKQRNNRFEVTCYEGKVKVTHRDKIVILTKGMKTIFENDKSLDVPNTYINQPEWINDEIVFYKENLKNIISEIERKYNVTIELNSSNNQQVFSGNIPSNNLDVALGILTKTYHLKIAKKTANKITLTEINVQK; encoded by the coding sequence ATGGAGGAAAATTATCCATTAGCAGATTGGCTCAATAATGAAACTTCAGATGAAACATTAAAAAATGATTTCAGCGAGGATGATATTTCTATTTTTTCTAAAATTAAAAAATATTCAGCTCAACTTGAAACTCCAGCTTTTGATGAACAAAAAATTTTAACCAATATTCTTTCATCTCCAAAACAAAAAGTTGTTCATCTAAATTATAATTGGATTTTTAAAATAGCTGCACTATTTATTATTATCTTAGGGTTGTATTTTAGTTTTACCTTTTTATCAAATACTAATTTCACGGCTGAAAATGGTTCAGAAACCGCTTTGATTTTGCCTGATGAATCTGAAGTAATATTAAATTCAGGCTCAAATTTAAGTTATAAAAAATGGAATTGGGAAAACAATAGATTGATAGAATTAGAAGGCGAAGCTTTTTTTAAGGTTGCTAAAGGGAAAAAATTTGAAGTTAACACAACAGCTGGAAAAGTTACCGTTTTAGGAACTCAATTTAATGTCAAACAACGTAATAATCGTTTTGAAGTTACATGCTATGAAGGAAAGGTAAAAGTAACACATCGTGACAAAATTGTTATCCTAACTAAAGGAATGAAAACAATCTTTGAAAACGATAAAAGCTTAGATGTTCCTAATACATATATTAATCAACCCGAATGGATAAATGATGAAATTGTATTTTATAAAGAAAATTTAAAAAATATTATTTCGGAAATTGAACGAAAATACAATGTCACAATTGAGTTAAACAGCAGCAACAACCAACAGGTTTTTTCAGGAAATATTCCATCGAATAACCTAGATGTAGCTTTAGGAATTTTAACTAAAACCTATCACTTAAAAATTGCAAAAAAGACAGCTAATAAAATTACTTTAACCGAAATCAATGTTCAGAAATAG